One segment of Engraulis encrasicolus isolate BLACKSEA-1 chromosome 7, IST_EnEncr_1.0, whole genome shotgun sequence DNA contains the following:
- the mcama gene encoding cell surface glycoprotein MUC18 isoform X4: MACRRDTCLLLILLSFATYYVRARVDISMDETVSVYSGDPARLHCQYSFSEEPRMMMVQWFVKYLDGSRQRISYRDLTMEKVDEGTDFTDRITVAGSNNSETLTIHSARLADEREFFCQVNGMAAGNGERKTHIMVFDPPEGPIIEGVPSGISVGHLSKVASCEARKGYPKPNITWYRDETPLIPTNGEINVVTLVTREASGYYTVQSDLQYKVSKEDKDTLFSCKVSYFVPGGVRTAPSPAVNITVHYPTTTIELWREVPKGLVKEGDTVELRCQGDGNPPPPFTFNREQQPEVELESSNAELVLREVTRRDSGVYQCRTLDLDTEEDVVGNMRLTVHYLDPAVVVPKDTEVMSKGESLTATCNALSSLNTSTVWLKDDIEIGRGHTLYLDDATFDTAGEYFCKVSVPSVPGLQTTGSVHIVVQGAPEMKDGVTDVDMEERSGKWVNLTCEARGYPRPIIGWSIDGTQNWREVVNRVTEDTVQSVVTVKVSSDTTAACNATNDMGVETKMHSIKSISMVTPPAKFQAEGSGIIIVIIITCILLLAILGSVIYFLYKKGKLPCGRSGKQEITNVYSTTDKPSKEDIVVEMKAENKTEESVLLKGVNGGDKKPTNDQYIDMRK; the protein is encoded by the exons TGAGAGCCAGAGTAGACATTTCCATGGACGAGACGGTGTCTGTGTACAGTGGAGACCCGGCCAGGCTACACTGCCAGTACTCCTTCTCTGAGGAGCCGCGGATGATGATGGTGCAGTGGTTTGTT AAATACCTTGACGGCAGCCGGCAGAGGATCTCCTACCGCGACCTGACCATGGAGAAGGTGGACGAGGGCACGGACTTCACCGACCGCATCACGGTGGCGGGCAGCAACAACAGCGAGACCCTGACCATCCACAGCGCCAGGCTGGCGGACGAGAGGGAGTTCTTCTGCCAGGTCAACGGCATGGCGGCGGGCAACGGGGAGAGGAAGACCCACATCATGGTGTTCG ATCCTCCAGAGGGACCAATAATCGAAGGAGTCCCTTCAGGGATATCTGTGGGCCACCTATCCAAG GTGGCATCTTGCGAGGCCAGGAAAGGATACCCCAAACCAAACATCACGTGGTACCGCGACGAAACCCCCCTTATCCCGACAAACGGAG AAATCAATGTGGTGACCCTGGTGACCCGCGAGGCCAGCGGTTACTACACGGTGCAGAGTGACCTTCAGTACAAGGTCAGCAAGGAGGACAAGGACACGCTCTTCTCCTGCAAGGTCAGCTACTTCGTGCCTGGAGGAGTGCGGACCGCGCCATCGCCAGCCGTCAACATCACTGTGCACT ATCCCACGACGACCATCGAGCTGTGGAGAGAAGTGCCTAAAGGCCTGGTCAAAGAGGGGGACACTGTGGAGCTCCGTTGCCAGGGAGAcggcaaccccccaccacccttcACTTTCAACCGAGAACAA CAACCCGAGGTCGAGCTGGAGTCGTCGAACGCTGAGCTGGTCCTGCGTGAGGTGACGAGGAGGGACAGCGGCGTGTACCAGTGCCGCACGCTAGACCTGGACACAGAGGAGGACGTGGTGGGCAACATGCGCCTCACTGTGCACT ATCTGGACCCGGCGGTGGTGGTGCCGaaagacacagaggtcatgtccaaaGGCGAGAGTCTGACAGCGACCTGCAACGCTCTGTCATCCCTCAACACCTCCACGGTCTGGCTTAAG GATGACATAGAGATTGGCCGTGGACACACTTTGTACCTGGATGACGCGACCTTTGACACGGCGGGAGAGTACTTCTGTAAGGTGTCCGTGCCCTCGGTACCAGGACTTCAGACCACGGGCTCTGTGCACATCGTTGTTCAAG GTGCCCCTGAGATGAAGGACGGTGTGACTGATGTGGACATGGAAGAGAGATCAGGGAAATGGGTTAACCTGACCTGTGAAGCACGCGGATACCCACGGCCCATCATTGGCTGGAGTATTGATGGTACCCAG AACTGGCGGGAGGTGGTGAACAGAGTGACGGAGGACACGGTGCAGAGCGTGGTGACCGTGAAGGTTTCCTCAGACACCACGGCCGCCTGCAATGCCACAAACGACATGGGCGTGGAGACCAAGATGCACAGCATCAAATCCA TCTCAATGGTGACTCCACCGGCCAAATTCCAAG CAGAAGGCAGTGGCATCATCATCGTGATCATCATCACCTGTATCCTTCTCTTGGCCATCCTGGGCAGTGTCATCTACTTCCTCTACAAGAAGGGAAAGCTGCCTTGTGGCCGCTCAGGGAAACAAGAGAT CACTAATGTCTACAGCACCACTGACAAGCCCAGCAAGGAGGACATAGTGGTGGAGATGAAGGCCGAGAACAAGACGGAGGAGTCGGTTCTCCTCAAGGGCGTCAACGGAGGAGACAAGAAGCCCACGAACGATCAG TACATTGACATGCGCAAATAG
- the mcama gene encoding cell surface glycoprotein MUC18 isoform X6: protein MACRRDTCLLLILLSFATYYVRARVDISMDETVSVYSGDPARLHCQYSFSEEPRMMMVQWFVKYLDGSRQRISYRDLTMEKVDEGTDFTDRITVAGSNNSETLTIHSARLADEREFFCQVNGMAAGNGERKTHIMVFDPPEGPIIEGVPSGISVGHLSKVASCEARKGYPKPNITWYRDETPLIPTNGEINVVTLVTREASGYYTVQSDLQYKVSKEDKDTLFSCKVSYFVPGGVRTAPSPAVNITVHYPTTTIELWREVPKGLVKEGDTVELRCQGDGNPPPPFTFNREQQPEVELESSNAELVLREVTRRDSGVYQCRTLDLDTEEDVVGNMRLTVHYLDPAVVVPKDTEVMSKGESLTATCNALSSLNTSTVWLKDDIEIGRGHTLYLDDATFDTAGEYFCKVSVPSVPGLQTTGSVHIVVQGAPEMKDGVTDVDMEERSGKWVNLTCEARGYPRPIIGWSIDGTQNWREVVNRVTEDTVQSVVTVKVSSDTTAACNATNDMGVETKMHSIKSISMVTPPAKFQAEGSGIIIVIIITCILLLAILGSVIYFLYKKGKLPCGRSGKQEITNVYSTTDKPSKEDIVVEMKAENKTEESVLLKGVNGGDKKPTNDQ, encoded by the exons TGAGAGCCAGAGTAGACATTTCCATGGACGAGACGGTGTCTGTGTACAGTGGAGACCCGGCCAGGCTACACTGCCAGTACTCCTTCTCTGAGGAGCCGCGGATGATGATGGTGCAGTGGTTTGTT AAATACCTTGACGGCAGCCGGCAGAGGATCTCCTACCGCGACCTGACCATGGAGAAGGTGGACGAGGGCACGGACTTCACCGACCGCATCACGGTGGCGGGCAGCAACAACAGCGAGACCCTGACCATCCACAGCGCCAGGCTGGCGGACGAGAGGGAGTTCTTCTGCCAGGTCAACGGCATGGCGGCGGGCAACGGGGAGAGGAAGACCCACATCATGGTGTTCG ATCCTCCAGAGGGACCAATAATCGAAGGAGTCCCTTCAGGGATATCTGTGGGCCACCTATCCAAG GTGGCATCTTGCGAGGCCAGGAAAGGATACCCCAAACCAAACATCACGTGGTACCGCGACGAAACCCCCCTTATCCCGACAAACGGAG AAATCAATGTGGTGACCCTGGTGACCCGCGAGGCCAGCGGTTACTACACGGTGCAGAGTGACCTTCAGTACAAGGTCAGCAAGGAGGACAAGGACACGCTCTTCTCCTGCAAGGTCAGCTACTTCGTGCCTGGAGGAGTGCGGACCGCGCCATCGCCAGCCGTCAACATCACTGTGCACT ATCCCACGACGACCATCGAGCTGTGGAGAGAAGTGCCTAAAGGCCTGGTCAAAGAGGGGGACACTGTGGAGCTCCGTTGCCAGGGAGAcggcaaccccccaccacccttcACTTTCAACCGAGAACAA CAACCCGAGGTCGAGCTGGAGTCGTCGAACGCTGAGCTGGTCCTGCGTGAGGTGACGAGGAGGGACAGCGGCGTGTACCAGTGCCGCACGCTAGACCTGGACACAGAGGAGGACGTGGTGGGCAACATGCGCCTCACTGTGCACT ATCTGGACCCGGCGGTGGTGGTGCCGaaagacacagaggtcatgtccaaaGGCGAGAGTCTGACAGCGACCTGCAACGCTCTGTCATCCCTCAACACCTCCACGGTCTGGCTTAAG GATGACATAGAGATTGGCCGTGGACACACTTTGTACCTGGATGACGCGACCTTTGACACGGCGGGAGAGTACTTCTGTAAGGTGTCCGTGCCCTCGGTACCAGGACTTCAGACCACGGGCTCTGTGCACATCGTTGTTCAAG GTGCCCCTGAGATGAAGGACGGTGTGACTGATGTGGACATGGAAGAGAGATCAGGGAAATGGGTTAACCTGACCTGTGAAGCACGCGGATACCCACGGCCCATCATTGGCTGGAGTATTGATGGTACCCAG AACTGGCGGGAGGTGGTGAACAGAGTGACGGAGGACACGGTGCAGAGCGTGGTGACCGTGAAGGTTTCCTCAGACACCACGGCCGCCTGCAATGCCACAAACGACATGGGCGTGGAGACCAAGATGCACAGCATCAAATCCA TCTCAATGGTGACTCCACCGGCCAAATTCCAAG CAGAAGGCAGTGGCATCATCATCGTGATCATCATCACCTGTATCCTTCTCTTGGCCATCCTGGGCAGTGTCATCTACTTCCTCTACAAGAAGGGAAAGCTGCCTTGTGGCCGCTCAGGGAAACAAGAGAT CACTAATGTCTACAGCACCACTGACAAGCCCAGCAAGGAGGACATAGTGGTGGAGATGAAGGCCGAGAACAAGACGGAGGAGTCGGTTCTCCTCAAGGGCGTCAACGGAGGAGACAAGAAGCCCACGAACGATCAG TAA
- the mcama gene encoding cell surface glycoprotein MUC18 isoform X5 — protein sequence MACRRDTCLLLILLSFATYYVRARVDISMDETVSVYSGDPARLHCQYSFSEEPRMMMVQWFVKYLDGSRQRISYRDLTMEKVDEGTDFTDRITVAGSNNSETLTIHSARLADEREFFCQVNGMAAGNGERKTHIMVFDPPEGPIIEGVPSGISVGHLSKVASCEARKGYPKPNITWYRDETPLIPTNGEINVVTLVTREASGYYTVQSDLQYKVSKEDKDTLFSCKVSYFVPGGVRTAPSPAVNITVHYPTTTIELWREVPKGLVKEGDTVELRCQGDGNPPPPFTFNREQQPEVELESSNAELVLREVTRRDSGVYQCRTLDLDTEEDVVGNMRLTVHYLDPAVVVPKDTEVMSKGESLTATCNALSSLNTSTVWLKDDIEIGRGHTLYLDDATFDTAGEYFCKVSVPSVPGLQTTGSVHIVVQGAPEMKDGVTDVDMEERSGKWVNLTCEARGYPRPIIGWSIDGTQNWREVVNRVTEDTVQSVVTVKVSSDTTAACNATNDMGVETKMHSIKSISMVTPPAKFQAEGSGIIIVIIITCILLLAILGSVIYFLYKKGKLPCGRSGKQEITTDKPSKEDIVVEMKAENKTEESVLLKGVNGGDKKPTNDQYIDMRK from the exons TGAGAGCCAGAGTAGACATTTCCATGGACGAGACGGTGTCTGTGTACAGTGGAGACCCGGCCAGGCTACACTGCCAGTACTCCTTCTCTGAGGAGCCGCGGATGATGATGGTGCAGTGGTTTGTT AAATACCTTGACGGCAGCCGGCAGAGGATCTCCTACCGCGACCTGACCATGGAGAAGGTGGACGAGGGCACGGACTTCACCGACCGCATCACGGTGGCGGGCAGCAACAACAGCGAGACCCTGACCATCCACAGCGCCAGGCTGGCGGACGAGAGGGAGTTCTTCTGCCAGGTCAACGGCATGGCGGCGGGCAACGGGGAGAGGAAGACCCACATCATGGTGTTCG ATCCTCCAGAGGGACCAATAATCGAAGGAGTCCCTTCAGGGATATCTGTGGGCCACCTATCCAAG GTGGCATCTTGCGAGGCCAGGAAAGGATACCCCAAACCAAACATCACGTGGTACCGCGACGAAACCCCCCTTATCCCGACAAACGGAG AAATCAATGTGGTGACCCTGGTGACCCGCGAGGCCAGCGGTTACTACACGGTGCAGAGTGACCTTCAGTACAAGGTCAGCAAGGAGGACAAGGACACGCTCTTCTCCTGCAAGGTCAGCTACTTCGTGCCTGGAGGAGTGCGGACCGCGCCATCGCCAGCCGTCAACATCACTGTGCACT ATCCCACGACGACCATCGAGCTGTGGAGAGAAGTGCCTAAAGGCCTGGTCAAAGAGGGGGACACTGTGGAGCTCCGTTGCCAGGGAGAcggcaaccccccaccacccttcACTTTCAACCGAGAACAA CAACCCGAGGTCGAGCTGGAGTCGTCGAACGCTGAGCTGGTCCTGCGTGAGGTGACGAGGAGGGACAGCGGCGTGTACCAGTGCCGCACGCTAGACCTGGACACAGAGGAGGACGTGGTGGGCAACATGCGCCTCACTGTGCACT ATCTGGACCCGGCGGTGGTGGTGCCGaaagacacagaggtcatgtccaaaGGCGAGAGTCTGACAGCGACCTGCAACGCTCTGTCATCCCTCAACACCTCCACGGTCTGGCTTAAG GATGACATAGAGATTGGCCGTGGACACACTTTGTACCTGGATGACGCGACCTTTGACACGGCGGGAGAGTACTTCTGTAAGGTGTCCGTGCCCTCGGTACCAGGACTTCAGACCACGGGCTCTGTGCACATCGTTGTTCAAG GTGCCCCTGAGATGAAGGACGGTGTGACTGATGTGGACATGGAAGAGAGATCAGGGAAATGGGTTAACCTGACCTGTGAAGCACGCGGATACCCACGGCCCATCATTGGCTGGAGTATTGATGGTACCCAG AACTGGCGGGAGGTGGTGAACAGAGTGACGGAGGACACGGTGCAGAGCGTGGTGACCGTGAAGGTTTCCTCAGACACCACGGCCGCCTGCAATGCCACAAACGACATGGGCGTGGAGACCAAGATGCACAGCATCAAATCCA TCTCAATGGTGACTCCACCGGCCAAATTCCAAG CAGAAGGCAGTGGCATCATCATCGTGATCATCATCACCTGTATCCTTCTCTTGGCCATCCTGGGCAGTGTCATCTACTTCCTCTACAAGAAGGGAAAGCTGCCTTGTGGCCGCTCAGGGAAACAAGAGAT CACCACTGACAAGCCCAGCAAGGAGGACATAGTGGTGGAGATGAAGGCCGAGAACAAGACGGAGGAGTCGGTTCTCCTCAAGGGCGTCAACGGAGGAGACAAGAAGCCCACGAACGATCAG TACATTGACATGCGCAAATAG
- the mcama gene encoding cell surface glycoprotein MUC18 isoform X1 encodes MACRRDTCLLLILLSFATYYVRARVDISMDETVSVYSGDPARLHCQYSFSEEPRMMMVQWFVKYLDGSRQRISYRDLTMEKVDEGTDFTDRITVAGSNNSETLTIHSARLADEREFFCQVNGMAAGNGERKTHIMVFDPPEGPIIEGVPSGISVGHLSKVASCEARKGYPKPNITWYRDETPLIPTNGEINVVTLVTREASGYYTVQSDLQYKVSKEDKDTLFSCKVSYFVPGGVRTAPSPAVNITVHYPTTTIELWREVPKGLVKEGDTVELRCQGDGNPPPPFTFNREQQPEVELESSNAELVLREVTRRDSGVYQCRTLDLDTEEDVVGNMRLTVHYLDPAVVVPKDTEVMSKGESLTATCNALSSLNTSTVWLKDDIEIGRGHTLYLDDATFDTAGEYFCKVSVPSVPGLQTTGSVHIVVQGAPEMKDGVTDVDMEERSGKWVNLTCEARGYPRPIIGWSIDGTQNWREVVNRVTEDTVQSVVTVKVSSDTTAACNATNDMGVETKMHSIKSISMVTPPAKFQAEGSGIIIVIIITCILLLAILGSVIYFLYKKGKLPCGRSGKQEITNVYSTTDKPSKEDIVVEMKAENKTEESVLLKGVNGGDKKPTNDQVTTRVNTMKAL; translated from the exons TGAGAGCCAGAGTAGACATTTCCATGGACGAGACGGTGTCTGTGTACAGTGGAGACCCGGCCAGGCTACACTGCCAGTACTCCTTCTCTGAGGAGCCGCGGATGATGATGGTGCAGTGGTTTGTT AAATACCTTGACGGCAGCCGGCAGAGGATCTCCTACCGCGACCTGACCATGGAGAAGGTGGACGAGGGCACGGACTTCACCGACCGCATCACGGTGGCGGGCAGCAACAACAGCGAGACCCTGACCATCCACAGCGCCAGGCTGGCGGACGAGAGGGAGTTCTTCTGCCAGGTCAACGGCATGGCGGCGGGCAACGGGGAGAGGAAGACCCACATCATGGTGTTCG ATCCTCCAGAGGGACCAATAATCGAAGGAGTCCCTTCAGGGATATCTGTGGGCCACCTATCCAAG GTGGCATCTTGCGAGGCCAGGAAAGGATACCCCAAACCAAACATCACGTGGTACCGCGACGAAACCCCCCTTATCCCGACAAACGGAG AAATCAATGTGGTGACCCTGGTGACCCGCGAGGCCAGCGGTTACTACACGGTGCAGAGTGACCTTCAGTACAAGGTCAGCAAGGAGGACAAGGACACGCTCTTCTCCTGCAAGGTCAGCTACTTCGTGCCTGGAGGAGTGCGGACCGCGCCATCGCCAGCCGTCAACATCACTGTGCACT ATCCCACGACGACCATCGAGCTGTGGAGAGAAGTGCCTAAAGGCCTGGTCAAAGAGGGGGACACTGTGGAGCTCCGTTGCCAGGGAGAcggcaaccccccaccacccttcACTTTCAACCGAGAACAA CAACCCGAGGTCGAGCTGGAGTCGTCGAACGCTGAGCTGGTCCTGCGTGAGGTGACGAGGAGGGACAGCGGCGTGTACCAGTGCCGCACGCTAGACCTGGACACAGAGGAGGACGTGGTGGGCAACATGCGCCTCACTGTGCACT ATCTGGACCCGGCGGTGGTGGTGCCGaaagacacagaggtcatgtccaaaGGCGAGAGTCTGACAGCGACCTGCAACGCTCTGTCATCCCTCAACACCTCCACGGTCTGGCTTAAG GATGACATAGAGATTGGCCGTGGACACACTTTGTACCTGGATGACGCGACCTTTGACACGGCGGGAGAGTACTTCTGTAAGGTGTCCGTGCCCTCGGTACCAGGACTTCAGACCACGGGCTCTGTGCACATCGTTGTTCAAG GTGCCCCTGAGATGAAGGACGGTGTGACTGATGTGGACATGGAAGAGAGATCAGGGAAATGGGTTAACCTGACCTGTGAAGCACGCGGATACCCACGGCCCATCATTGGCTGGAGTATTGATGGTACCCAG AACTGGCGGGAGGTGGTGAACAGAGTGACGGAGGACACGGTGCAGAGCGTGGTGACCGTGAAGGTTTCCTCAGACACCACGGCCGCCTGCAATGCCACAAACGACATGGGCGTGGAGACCAAGATGCACAGCATCAAATCCA TCTCAATGGTGACTCCACCGGCCAAATTCCAAG CAGAAGGCAGTGGCATCATCATCGTGATCATCATCACCTGTATCCTTCTCTTGGCCATCCTGGGCAGTGTCATCTACTTCCTCTACAAGAAGGGAAAGCTGCCTTGTGGCCGCTCAGGGAAACAAGAGAT CACTAATGTCTACAGCACCACTGACAAGCCCAGCAAGGAGGACATAGTGGTGGAGATGAAGGCCGAGAACAAGACGGAGGAGTCGGTTCTCCTCAAGGGCGTCAACGGAGGAGACAAGAAGCCCACGAACGATCAGGTAACTACACGAGTAAACACCATGAAAGCGCTGTAG
- the mcama gene encoding cell surface glycoprotein MUC18 isoform X2 — MACRRDTCLLLILLSFATYYVRARVDISMDETVSVYSGDPARLHCQYSFSEEPRMMMVQWFVKYLDGSRQRISYRDLTMEKVDEGTDFTDRITVAGSNNSETLTIHSARLADEREFFCQVNGMAAGNGERKTHIMVFDPPEGPIIEGVPSGISVGHLSKVASCEARKGYPKPNITWYRDETPLIPTNGEINVVTLVTREASGYYTVQSDLQYKVSKEDKDTLFSCKVSYFVPGGVRTAPSPAVNITVHYPTTTIELWREVPKGLVKEGDTVELRCQGDGNPPPPFTFNREQQPEVELESSNAELVLREVTRRDSGVYQCRTLDLDTEEDVVGNMRLTVHYLDPAVVVPKDTEVMSKGESLTATCNALSSLNTSTVWLKDDIEIGRGHTLYLDDATFDTAGEYFCKVSVPSVPGLQTTGSVHIVVQGAPEMKDGVTDVDMEERSGKWVNLTCEARGYPRPIIGWSIDGTQNWREVVNRVTEDTVQSVVTVKVSSDTTAACNATNDMGVETKMHSIKSISMVTPPAKFQEGSGIIIVIIITCILLLAILGSVIYFLYKKGKLPCGRSGKQEITNVYSTTDKPSKEDIVVEMKAENKTEESVLLKGVNGGDKKPTNDQVTTRVNTMKAL; from the exons TGAGAGCCAGAGTAGACATTTCCATGGACGAGACGGTGTCTGTGTACAGTGGAGACCCGGCCAGGCTACACTGCCAGTACTCCTTCTCTGAGGAGCCGCGGATGATGATGGTGCAGTGGTTTGTT AAATACCTTGACGGCAGCCGGCAGAGGATCTCCTACCGCGACCTGACCATGGAGAAGGTGGACGAGGGCACGGACTTCACCGACCGCATCACGGTGGCGGGCAGCAACAACAGCGAGACCCTGACCATCCACAGCGCCAGGCTGGCGGACGAGAGGGAGTTCTTCTGCCAGGTCAACGGCATGGCGGCGGGCAACGGGGAGAGGAAGACCCACATCATGGTGTTCG ATCCTCCAGAGGGACCAATAATCGAAGGAGTCCCTTCAGGGATATCTGTGGGCCACCTATCCAAG GTGGCATCTTGCGAGGCCAGGAAAGGATACCCCAAACCAAACATCACGTGGTACCGCGACGAAACCCCCCTTATCCCGACAAACGGAG AAATCAATGTGGTGACCCTGGTGACCCGCGAGGCCAGCGGTTACTACACGGTGCAGAGTGACCTTCAGTACAAGGTCAGCAAGGAGGACAAGGACACGCTCTTCTCCTGCAAGGTCAGCTACTTCGTGCCTGGAGGAGTGCGGACCGCGCCATCGCCAGCCGTCAACATCACTGTGCACT ATCCCACGACGACCATCGAGCTGTGGAGAGAAGTGCCTAAAGGCCTGGTCAAAGAGGGGGACACTGTGGAGCTCCGTTGCCAGGGAGAcggcaaccccccaccacccttcACTTTCAACCGAGAACAA CAACCCGAGGTCGAGCTGGAGTCGTCGAACGCTGAGCTGGTCCTGCGTGAGGTGACGAGGAGGGACAGCGGCGTGTACCAGTGCCGCACGCTAGACCTGGACACAGAGGAGGACGTGGTGGGCAACATGCGCCTCACTGTGCACT ATCTGGACCCGGCGGTGGTGGTGCCGaaagacacagaggtcatgtccaaaGGCGAGAGTCTGACAGCGACCTGCAACGCTCTGTCATCCCTCAACACCTCCACGGTCTGGCTTAAG GATGACATAGAGATTGGCCGTGGACACACTTTGTACCTGGATGACGCGACCTTTGACACGGCGGGAGAGTACTTCTGTAAGGTGTCCGTGCCCTCGGTACCAGGACTTCAGACCACGGGCTCTGTGCACATCGTTGTTCAAG GTGCCCCTGAGATGAAGGACGGTGTGACTGATGTGGACATGGAAGAGAGATCAGGGAAATGGGTTAACCTGACCTGTGAAGCACGCGGATACCCACGGCCCATCATTGGCTGGAGTATTGATGGTACCCAG AACTGGCGGGAGGTGGTGAACAGAGTGACGGAGGACACGGTGCAGAGCGTGGTGACCGTGAAGGTTTCCTCAGACACCACGGCCGCCTGCAATGCCACAAACGACATGGGCGTGGAGACCAAGATGCACAGCATCAAATCCA TCTCAATGGTGACTCCACCGGCCAAATTCCAAG AAGGCAGTGGCATCATCATCGTGATCATCATCACCTGTATCCTTCTCTTGGCCATCCTGGGCAGTGTCATCTACTTCCTCTACAAGAAGGGAAAGCTGCCTTGTGGCCGCTCAGGGAAACAAGAGAT CACTAATGTCTACAGCACCACTGACAAGCCCAGCAAGGAGGACATAGTGGTGGAGATGAAGGCCGAGAACAAGACGGAGGAGTCGGTTCTCCTCAAGGGCGTCAACGGAGGAGACAAGAAGCCCACGAACGATCAGGTAACTACACGAGTAAACACCATGAAAGCGCTGTAG